CTTCGGCCAAAGTTGACACTGGGCAGCAAACTCCAGGTGTCCCACGTTTGCACTGATATTTTCTATGGCTCGGCACTGCTGCAAGGCTTGGCGTAGTTGATTTTCGCCTCTCTGATGTATTTTTTAGCACGCAAGATCCGCTCAGCCTCTAAAATATCGGCCTCGCTGACTAGGCCACCAGCCTGAAAAGGGAGTTGAGAAGCGATAGTCGCATCTCGGGTTTCTATATGTAGCCAGTTTGCGAAGTCATGGAAAGAGGTCGTTTCTGGGTTGTCTGGATTAAAAATAGGGTTTGAGTTTATTTCGATAGACTCAATCTTGATGTTTTTCTCTTGGCTTGCTTTATCCGTCTGTCGCGCCATTTTATTACTATGTTCAGCATCATTATTGTAAAGGGAGTCGATGCTAAATGGGTCACCAGCAAACGCAGGAGTGATTGAAGTGACTAACACGAATACCGCAACGGTTTTGGCTGGCATATATGCTCCAACTGAAAAATATCAAGCTACGTTGAAAACATATATGCCAATACTTAAGAAAGGCTTAAGAAAAATTAAAGAATGAGTTAATTGCCAATGTATGCGAGTTTTTCATGATTAAGTTTTGCCTCTACGAACAGAGTTTACAGTTCCCCGGTAAATAAGCGTCGATGCGCTTTTCGTGCATACTCATCAGACATACCACCAAGATAGTCCGCTAACACGCGCATTTGCTGCGTTTCATCGGTTGCTTGCTGGAATAGTGTTTGGGTTGTATACGGCAATAATCGCATTGGGTCACTGGCAAAAACTTCAAATAAATCAATAAGCAGGTTTTGACCACTAAACTCAATTTGCTGCATTTTAGGTTCACGAATTAATCTTCGATATACGAACACTTTTAATACTTGCAGGATCTCTTGAAATTCGGGTGCCATCTCAACGGTAAAATGAAGTAGGGCGGAGTCAAAATCTGAGTCTTGAACGGTGAGTTTACAGTGCACAATAAACAGGTTGACGAGTTCGCCTATAGTATCTTTACGGTTAGATTCATCTTCTGAAAATAAACTCTCGCTCACGCGTTGTAAGTTTTGCTTTAACCAAGTTGAGTCTAACTTTTGTAATTCAGGTAGAGCGAAATCATGCCATGCTGCCTCGTTAAGGGTCTCGGTTGCAATCGCATCTTCTAAATCATGAACTGCATAGGCGATATCATCGGCATATTCCATAATGGCGCAATCTAACGATTTAAACTTAGTCTTGCGACGAAAAGTATCTTTTACTTCGGTTTCCTGCAGCTTGCTTTGGTCATTTTGAGAAAATGGCGAGAGGATCCAATCAAATACAGATTGGTCGCATTGATAAATACCTTTAGCAGGCAGCCAATCGCTAGACAATATGTACTTTCGACTTTGTGTTTGCGTTGGTTGGTGATACCAAAGTGTGTCGATTAATGCAGGATATTTAATAAAACCTAGTAGGGTGCGGCGCGTTAAGTTCATGCCATAACCTTTAGTATAGGGTTCTAATTTAGTTACAATGCGCAAGGTTTGAGCATTACCTTCGAATCCTCCATGGTCACGCATAAGGTAATTAAGTGCGATTTCGCCACCATGGCCAAAGGGTGGGTGGCCGATATCATGGGCTAGACACAAAGTTTCAATAAGGCTTGTCGAAGGAAAGTGTTCAAATTCAGGGTGTTGTTTTCTTAAATGGCGCAGTAGACCGCTGCCTATTTGCGATACTTCCAAAGAGTGGGTTAGACGAGTCCGATAAAAATCGTTAACGCCGATTGCCATAATTTGGGTTTTGGCTTGCAAGCGCCTAAAAGCCGCGGCATGTATGATCCTTGAGCGGTCAATTTGCCATGCTGAGCGGTTGTCGTTAGGGCGGTTTTTTTGCTGCGATAGCAGACGCTGCTGCCAAGCGTTAGACGTCATACCTCTGTTCCTTTTTCTTTATACCTTAAATTCGTCTAAACTATGTACGATAACTGAACGAAAATTCGCGTTTAATTGCGGCTTTTGATATTATCAGCCGCTATTTTTGAATACTGTTATTTTGGCGCAAGTTATCAACGCCTTATCACACTATAGTAACAGAATAAAACTGTTATTGAGTGGGCTTGAGAAAAGTTCTTAGAGACTTAGGGAAAGAGACTCCGTTTCCAGAACAACGCCACTGCGAGGAGAAGTATGCAAGCTAAACTGATTAAACTCATTGTTGCCCTAGTGACTATTTGGGCACTCTTATTCCCTTTTGTCCAAGATAAGGGCCCTCAAGATACCGTTTTAGACCAAGAGGATACGGGCACAGAAGTCTTACCTAAGGTGCCTGAAAAGCCACTTCATAGCGTAAAACTACCCAATTTTTCAGCCATTCGTGATATCAATGAAAAGAAAACGGCATTTTTCGACTTTATTAAACCGCATGTAGAAGCCGAAAATAAACAGATCTTGGAGCAACGAGCCACGCTTGAAATTGCGCTGATGATGGTGCAATTTGATGAAACCCTGACACGAAAACAAATAGAAAAGATAGCATTGATTTTCACAAAGTATGATTTAAAAGGTGAAGCCATTAATGAATCGTCGCTCAAAAGAGCATTACGCCGAGTGGATATTATTCCTAAAGAGCTGGCGTTGATGCAAGCTGCTAATGAATCCGCTTGGGGCACGTCACGATTTGCGCGAATTGGATTAAACTTCTTTGGTCAGTGGTGTTATACAAAGGGCTGCGGTATGGTACCCAGACGTAGAGAAGACGCCGCAGATCACGAAGTTAGAGCATTTCAGTCGGTACGGGCTGCGGTTAAGTCGTACTTTAGAAATATCAACACCAATGATGCATACAGAGAGTTGCGTTTGGTACGAGCAGAGCTGCGAGCTCAAAAAGCACCGATTGATGCGACAGTATTAACAAGTGGCCTGTTGAGTTATTCAGAACGTGGTGAAGACTACGTGAACGAACTTAACGACATGATAAGACATAACCGAGCGTATTTTGATGAAGAGTAAGATTGTATTTGTCCTGATAATGGCACTTTGGAGTGCGATAGCCTCCGCTAACACGGTCACCTTTGCATACGATAGTTTTTACGACAGATTAAAAGTAGTAAATAAAGGCGATTTTGAATTTGCACGTGTGGGTTTTTACCTTGTCGATACAGTGAGCATGCAGCCATGTAAAATCACCAAGGGGAATATTGTAACCGAAGAGGCCAGTTTTCCATTATCGTATACCGATGAAGCACAACTATTGCTTCCATTTGACAAAGAATTGGACAAAGACAAAGCAAAAGTGTTGATTGAAACAAAGAGTGGACACTCGGACTGTCAGCTAAAAATGCAGATTGAAGCCGAGTTATTTAATACGACATCTCTAAGCAGATCTGACCTTTATAAAATGCAAATGGAATTTGAGGAGCTGTTGGCTGATCTATCGGGTTTCTTTATTAAAAACTTGCTATCATTTTTGCTACCAGAGCAACAAGGGGTCATTGTAACCTTTGACCATACTCAAAAAGTCACTAACGCCACTATGCAGTGTGAATCGCAAGTCTGTCAAATCACTGTTCCTAAAACATGGCTTAATGACAATACACATTTTGCTGACTCTGCTAATGTGCAGTCAGTACAACCTTGGCTAGCATTATAATTAGTCTATTATAATATGAAGTAACGTCTTTAGACTTTAGTCGTAGCTCTTCAAGCTGGCTAAATTTATTAGATGTTACTTCATCCTCGCGTTTTTACATGTCAAATTTCCTCTTTACGACCTTTAATCCCTCTTTTGGCAATAATTCAGACTGGAAAATAGTTTGGTATATTCGTCGCATTTTTCTGTCGTCACATCCCTAAATTGGAAACTTTGTGTTAAATAAATGCATTGTTAAAGTTTACGTGGTGTGCTAATAATGTTTTGATTATTAAAAAAACTACAGTGTAATTATTAACTTAAGGGGAAACAGGATGACCTATAAATTACCACTCAGTGCGCTTTCAATTGCTATTTTAATTGGCATGAATCAACAAGTTAAGGCTGAAGAAACAACGCAAGTTGAACGTATTGAAGTGACCGGTTCTCACATAAAAAGAACAGACTTAGAAGGCCCGTCACCAATCCAAAGTTTATCAGCTGCTGATCTAGCATCAACAGGATCAACGGACCTTATTGGCGCACTACAGAAACTACCAGTTTCAGGAACGGGGACTTTTAGTACGCAAGGTAACTCAAGTGATGACACCGCAAATGGTGGTTCAAGTGTGGCGCTAAGAGGACTTGGGGCCTCATCAACTCTTGTACTGATCAATGGTCGTCGCGTTGCAGTGAGCCCATTTGCAAAAGATATTGAAACTTCGTTTGTTGACTTAAATACCATTCCGGTATCATCGGTTAAGCGTATAGATATTCTAAAAGATGGCGCTTCAGCGACTTATGGTTCTGATGCGGTAGCTGGTGTTATTAACATCATTCTTCGTGATGATATCGACGGTTTTGAAGTTGCGGGTAAAATCTCTGATACCGCAGATGGTGGTGCCGAAGAACAAAACTTTACTCTTCTTTGGGGGTCGTCAACACAAAATGGCCACCATAATTTTTCATTAGATTACTTCAAGCGCGGTCACTTAACGTATGCAGATCGAGATTATACGGCGTCTGCTGATCAGCGTTTTCGTGGTGGTAATAACTCATTAAGCTCTGCAGGTGTGCCAGGAAGCGTTGAGGTAATGAGAAGTATGCTCACAGACGAGCAGTGGGCGAGATTACCTGTTGTTCGTGTTGAAGACGATGGTACTCAAGTTAGGCAGACTATCTTTACTGATGTATGGGGAAATGATAAGTGTGACCCTGCTTTAGATATTGGTGATATCTGTCGCTATGATTATG
This genomic interval from Pseudoalteromonas galatheae contains the following:
- a CDS encoding anti-phage deoxyguanosine triphosphatase; the protein is MTSNAWQQRLLSQQKNRPNDNRSAWQIDRSRIIHAAAFRRLQAKTQIMAIGVNDFYRTRLTHSLEVSQIGSGLLRHLRKQHPEFEHFPSTSLIETLCLAHDIGHPPFGHGGEIALNYLMRDHGGFEGNAQTLRIVTKLEPYTKGYGMNLTRRTLLGFIKYPALIDTLWYHQPTQTQSRKYILSSDWLPAKGIYQCDQSVFDWILSPFSQNDQSKLQETEVKDTFRRKTKFKSLDCAIMEYADDIAYAVHDLEDAIATETLNEAAWHDFALPELQKLDSTWLKQNLQRVSESLFSEDESNRKDTIGELVNLFIVHCKLTVQDSDFDSALLHFTVEMAPEFQEILQVLKVFVYRRLIREPKMQQIEFSGQNLLIDLFEVFASDPMRLLPYTTQTLFQQATDETQQMRVLADYLGGMSDEYARKAHRRLFTGEL
- a CDS encoding glucosaminidase domain-containing protein is translated as MQAKLIKLIVALVTIWALLFPFVQDKGPQDTVLDQEDTGTEVLPKVPEKPLHSVKLPNFSAIRDINEKKTAFFDFIKPHVEAENKQILEQRATLEIALMMVQFDETLTRKQIEKIALIFTKYDLKGEAINESSLKRALRRVDIIPKELALMQAANESAWGTSRFARIGLNFFGQWCYTKGCGMVPRRREDAADHEVRAFQSVRAAVKSYFRNINTNDAYRELRLVRAELRAQKAPIDATVLTSGLLSYSERGEDYVNELNDMIRHNRAYFDEE
- a CDS encoding DUF2987 domain-containing protein — translated: MKSKIVFVLIMALWSAIASANTVTFAYDSFYDRLKVVNKGDFEFARVGFYLVDTVSMQPCKITKGNIVTEEASFPLSYTDEAQLLLPFDKELDKDKAKVLIETKSGHSDCQLKMQIEAELFNTTSLSRSDLYKMQMEFEELLADLSGFFIKNLLSFLLPEQQGVIVTFDHTQKVTNATMQCESQVCQITVPKTWLNDNTHFADSANVQSVQPWLAL